In Alkalihalobacillus sp. TS-13, the following are encoded in one genomic region:
- a CDS encoding sodium:solute symporter: protein MFSEQQQLILISVVAVYFLFLFGLSLFINRKIKTYDDYNVASRSVSLVPLILTFVGTAIGGSILLGYMTNGYRFGMGQQWLAIGFTLTSIVMAIFLLKRIRLLGEKYNMVTLGDFTALRYGEGARIPTVICIMVAYCAITGMQFVSIATILNLTIGMSMTVGILISWILLTLKTYFGGLKSVIWQDAIHGTIQTVGIFILFAVILFTMGDWNSISERATNTENGNMLSIFNISTSEFLVYMLTIGAYQFIRQDLWQRFWAAKDIKTAQSGYWAAIVLGFITAAIVVAIGVFTKFGLLMTDIDPALIYYEVIGAVLPFPMVIVMLLALLATVISCADSFFVAASSSIVNDIIKPRMGDIDNRKMLLYSRLSVAVVSGVALLLALYIPQLITLWITGSAMLVSGLLAPVLFGLFWKRTTQTAGIVSMWSGLIVAVIWQIAGHPFGLHPVFIGLPVSLLAILTVTLVSPQEQECIMYEELKKIG, encoded by the coding sequence ATGTTTAGTGAACAGCAGCAATTGATCCTTATTTCGGTAGTGGCAGTATACTTTCTCTTTTTATTTGGTTTATCCCTATTTATCAATCGGAAAATCAAAACGTATGATGATTACAATGTAGCAAGCCGTTCTGTCTCACTTGTTCCCCTTATCCTCACTTTTGTCGGAACGGCGATTGGCGGCTCGATCTTACTTGGATATATGACTAATGGTTACCGCTTTGGCATGGGACAGCAGTGGCTGGCCATAGGCTTCACCTTGACATCGATTGTCATGGCGATTTTTTTATTGAAGCGGATCCGATTACTTGGTGAAAAATACAATATGGTCACACTCGGTGACTTTACCGCTCTTCGTTATGGAGAAGGTGCAAGAATACCCACGGTCATCTGTATCATGGTCGCTTATTGTGCAATAACAGGAATGCAATTCGTTTCGATCGCCACGATTTTGAATTTGACGATTGGAATGAGTATGACGGTTGGAATCTTGATCAGCTGGATTCTTTTAACTTTGAAAACCTATTTCGGGGGCCTGAAGTCTGTCATTTGGCAAGATGCTATTCACGGGACGATCCAAACGGTAGGGATTTTCATTCTTTTTGCCGTCATTTTGTTTACGATGGGTGATTGGAACAGTATTTCAGAAAGAGCGACGAACACAGAAAACGGGAATATGTTAAGTATTTTCAATATCTCCACTTCCGAGTTTTTGGTCTATATGTTGACGATCGGTGCTTATCAATTCATCAGACAAGATCTCTGGCAGCGTTTTTGGGCTGCTAAGGATATAAAAACTGCACAATCAGGCTATTGGGCAGCCATCGTACTTGGATTCATCACTGCTGCAATTGTAGTTGCGATTGGCGTGTTCACGAAATTCGGTTTATTGATGACAGATATTGATCCTGCACTGATCTATTATGAAGTCATTGGTGCTGTATTACCGTTTCCAATGGTGATCGTGATGTTGCTTGCTCTATTAGCAACTGTAATATCCTGTGCAGACTCCTTTTTCGTAGCAGCTTCATCCTCAATCGTCAACGATATTATCAAACCGAGGATGGGCGATATCGATAATCGGAAAATGCTGCTCTATAGCCGCTTATCAGTTGCGGTTGTATCCGGTGTTGCTCTTTTGTTAGCACTCTATATCCCACAGTTGATTACTTTATGGATTACAGGATCAGCGATGCTCGTATCCGGGCTGCTGGCTCCCGTGCTGTTCGGATTGTTTTGGAAACGGACAACTCAAACAGCAGGGATTGTATCGATGTGGTCAGGGTTGATCGTGGCTGTCATCTGGCAGATAGCCGGACATCCGTTTGGACTACATCCCGTTTTCATTGGGCTGCCTGTGTCCTTATTGGCAATCTTGACTGTTACGTTGGTTTCACCTCAAGAGCAAGAATGCATCATGTATGAAGAGTTAAAGAAAATCGGTTGA